Within Xiphophorus hellerii strain 12219 chromosome 10, Xiphophorus_hellerii-4.1, whole genome shotgun sequence, the genomic segment GAAGATTCCCCTGATTCGTGAAGGTAAAGAAGATGAAAAGTCTGTAGAGAAACTCCTTGATGACCACAAAAAGTCTCCATTCAGTGAGGAAAACTTAGATAAGTGGTTAGATAACGCAGAGAGAGAAATCAACATTATCAAATCATGTGCAGATATTATGGAGGGAGTCAAGACGGTCCCAGATGAGTCTGATTTGGACAGAGAAGCTCTGGCTGCAGGTGTAGAAAATgctctctgctttgttttcacCTCTGTGGAAACTGATGACCCCTTCACTGAGCAGATGACCAACTATTTGAGCAGAGATAAGGCAGCACCCCCACCCAGTGTGACTGCACCCACTAAGGACCACTGGTTCTTCTCCAATGAGATTGTAACCAACATGAGGAAAAAGGCCAAAGAGTTCTACACCATTGCCAAAAAcctgaaaagcagcagcaaatTTCGTTTCCTTATAGCAGTTCTTCCAAATAAGAAATTCAAAGGAGCAACCATCTACCAGTACATGGAGGGCCTTCTAAAAACTGAAGACTTCTCAAAACCTGTTATTACTGATGTCACAGCCAACTTAGATCGAAGAGTTCTGTTATATTGTAAGTACATTATCTTGatgatattgtttaaatacgTGATTTTAATTTGAGCCAAGATGTTGTGAGACTTTTCTTTTAAGGAAAGGATTCATATTCTTCTAAAACAAAAGATGTGTTTAAATTAAGCTAATACCATCtcatattatcatttattgcagttgtacatttatatttacataataACTTGTtctaaaatgaactaaaattaattaatcagaCTTTAACAGACTGTCTTCCTATGTCAACCAGACTACTGTGATCTTACCTTGGACCCAAACACAGCCACTGACTCTCTTGAACTTTCTGAGGGAAACAAGAAGGTGAGGCTCACTGCGGATACTCCTCAGGATGGCTCAGTTCCTCATGTTCTGTGCACAGAAGGCCTGACTGGTCGTCATTACTTTGAGGTCACATGGACCCCAGGTGGCTCCACATACACTGGTGTAGTTCTTGCATGCACTGGTGGAAAACCTGGaaagcaaaaaacatttgagCATTATCACAAATATTATACTTTGCGTTGTCTGTACGGAATGTACTTGGCACACGATAGCCAAACCATGAGCTATCCAGTTCATCCACCAGAAGGATGCAACAGGTTTGGGGTGTATCTGGACTATCCTGTTGGTACTGTGTCCTTCTTTGCTGTATGGGGAAAAACTCTGCATCACCTGCACACCTTTAAATACAACTTCACTGAACCAGTTTACCCAGGTCTTTACATGATACTGAAAGATAACTACGCAGCCTTCTGCCCAGCTGAATAACTGATCATCAGATGTCGGTGATGGGCTTAGTTTGGTCACGATTTGTTGTGCAGCTAAAAGTgaagcaaattaaaaacatgagatGTTTAGTTTGCTGTAgggttttatttcattatctAAATCTATCAGCTTGTCAAATCTTAGGGCACTATTTTTGGATATAGATGCggtgtatgttttgttttgttatgtaAAACTTACGTGGAgcttgagatttttttattcagttttgtgTTGAGGCTAACGCatgtctttttgtgtttatcagttttgtgtttttgttcaccgctgtaaaacaaattaaatttatgtaTCATGTAAAACATTGAGCCACACGTAAATGATTAAATAACCAAAGTAGTGAGTAAGATAAAACCATAGtccatgtttttctgacatttaatgCTGGATTTTTAGATATTGTTGTCTTAGTTTTGTGTTTCAAGGAAATGCGCTGCATGCTGTCTTTGGCTGTGTGTaatgctgccccctggtggaaaTAATCAATAAAGCTGGATCCTGAGTTGAACTGTGTGAAATGATTATTTGCACCTTGTTAAATAATTCAGTGAAGTTGGACTCATGTTTCAATGCTGTGAAATTATTCAACACTACGTTcagttttagcattttaatcaaattttaacCTTTCCTTACAGAAAAGTGCCAAAACGCTGCAAAACAATCACCGACGATTTGATGATGaatacaaatataacaaaataattcatgttAATTTGAGGGTTTTATCTTCAGCTTAAGATCTTTTATGGCTTTGGTTGATTCATTTCTCTCTAAAttctcaatgaaaaaaaaaggaaacataactttggcaaaaataaaaagggatttACTTTGAAAGTGTATTCACAGAGCAAAGATTGATCTCTCCTTTAGCCTCAGACACCCAGAGTCATTTCCCTAGAAAGGTTCTGGTCCTCGGATTGGAAATATGAAATTCTGAACAGAGTAGTCACATTCTACCGCAATCTTAAtggcaacaaaaataattttttctgatgttttaaaacataaaaaacataatcataGTCTCAGCAACACTGAAACCTACTGAAGTAAAGTTTAAACATCTggcaaacctttttttaatcGGATCAGATGTAATTTTATTCTAATTGGACTTGTGATTAGATTagttttagattgtttttgtgaaaactgAATCTCTCTCCCAAAGCGAAAAAGAATTTTCCTAAACAACTGTAAAACTCAGCAAATGCTTGTTGAACCCCTTAGGTCAAAAGAGTGCATGAGTTTGtttatattagtttttattgtagcatgaagcagctgctgtgagaaaaaggtttttcttggcaataggatttttttccccagacaAGTCTTAACTTCTGCTGATGGCAGAATGTGTCAATTGTTCTTTGTGTAAGGACTCAATGTTTACCCACTGGCACCACATATTTCAcacatctgtgaaaaaaaactgctggttcgtgaaaacaaaataaatgctaatCGCAAAAAACATGCCTGCCTTTGCCTGGGCATAACTTCTATACACGCAAATCCAACCTAAAACATACAACACACATGTCCTTTGGAAAACttgtgaaaacatattttttaaatccttttcaAATGCGTTCTTGGTAAAAGAAGAGCTCAGTGACTTTTTTCTTGAGTTTTCTTGATTCATCTGAATTCTCAAATAGCCACTAAGCTGTTTCTGCCTCCCCAGAGGTTCCATATCCTGTTGCTGACAGACTTATTGAATCCAcgaaaatatttaaactttgacTGCTTGTGTCAAAAATTGAAATTTGGGTCCTCAGTTCGATACCTTTGCATACTGTTCTGTAGTATCTGAGAAAATCTTGGCATAGTTAActaattttgtgttattttctgcttttctggaTTCATAATTTGTTTAGAATGCACAAACCCAGAGTTTTACAACAGGGTAAATTTGTTAGAACTGCTTCTTTAGAACTTCTAGTTTCTTCAGAACTGATTCTACAGAGCAGATAGAGCCACACATAGCATGTGGTCTATTTGACTACAGCTCCATATCAAAGGAAGACatacaaacacataaataatttaattttgcttGTCCACCAGCTCTGGGTAGATCACATTGCATCAACATCTGTTCATTTGTTACATATGGAGAAATTGTTTGCTGCTAATTCTCTCAActtgatttcatttaaaacttgatCTAAGTTATTCTAACACCTAATTGTATTAGGAACTCTATAACCTGTTCTGATGTTCATCAGAAGTATTATACTTTGTATTGTCTGACCTGAAAGTACACTGTAGGGCAAAGCCAAGGTGGGACGGAGTATCAAGTTCATCGTCCAGAAGGATGCAACAGGTTTGTGGTGTATTTGGACCATCCTGGTGGTGCTGTGTCCTTCTTTGCCGTCTGCGGAAAAATACTGattcaaaacagaataaataacgTCTGTGTAAACCAAATGAATCCTTGTTAGTGCaaactttgcatttttcaaTCATGTGATTCTGACTCCACAGCTGTCCCTCAGTTGGGTGGCAAAACCTTTGTCCTGTTGACTTACACATAGCAGATGAGATATGATGCGTCTTTAATGTAGCAAATATCACAAGCTCAAAAACTGTTTTGGCAGTTGGCGAGTAAAGTGACCATCGATATTACAGGATTCTATAAAATGTGACTTAAGgctgagatgctgatgtttggatatgtaaaaatatatattctgtctgcatataaatctataaatagttTAGTTTCTGTCGGTTCTGTAAAGACACAAGAGAAAACAAAGcgaatttctcttttatattgaccaacaatttaattttacttaatttaacAAACTATTGGCTCCTGTGCTTTATGATATATTTTATCCTATTTGATGACTGCTCGAAATATTTTCACGTTCTACGAACAAATGACGCAATGATGTTCTGggtaaaatgtagaaaaa encodes:
- the LOC116727367 gene encoding stonustoxin subunit alpha-like, whose amino-acid sequence is MSSNQVEIAALGRPFALGMLYDARKDQLITGFTLCNTETIKKNSSTKGQNSSSYHVTASDTLESKSSLLDVNVSLKASILGGLVEVGGSASYLNDKKKFKNQSRITLQYKATTTYEHLSLSHIDKKELDAKCFSPDLSATHVVTGILYGANAFFVFDSEKLDSSSLQKIGASAEVAINKIPGFSFEAKVKVELTDEEKAVTNKFSCKFYGDLILDKNPATFEDAVKTYSRLPELLGKNGENSVPIKVWLTPLKDLEPSASELMGDFSVGLVRKATDTLESIREMEMRCNEALDEKVVECFPELYKKHKRFHNLCNDYTTMLRQTMQKKIPLIREGKEDEKSVEKLLDDHKKSPFSEENLDKWLDNAEREINIIKSCADIMEGVKTVPDESDLDREALAAGVENALCFVFTSVETDDPFTEQMTNYLSRDKAAPPPSVTAPTKDHWFFSNEIVTNMRKKAKEFYTIAKNLKSSSKFRFLIAVLPNKKFKGATIYQYMEGLLKTEDFSKPVITDVTANLDRRVLLYYYCDLTLDPNTATDSLELSEGNKKVRLTADTPQDGSVPHVLCTEGLTGRHYFEVTWTPGGSTYTGVVLACTGGKPGKQKTFEHYHKYYTLRCLYGMYLAHDSQTMSYPVHPPEGCNRFGVYLDYPVGTVSFFAVWGKTLHHLHTFKYNFTEPVYPGLYMILKDNYAAFCPAE